One window of the Amycolatopsis mediterranei genome contains the following:
- the uca gene encoding urea carboxylase, whose product MRLLVANRGEIAVRILRSAKELGLETVAVHSDADRLAPHVRLADRAVRLGPAPAAESYLRAGAIIAVALDTSCDAIHPGYGFLSEDAAFARACEDAGIAFAGPAPEHLEVFGSKHTAREAAIAAGVPLLAGTGLLSDVDDALARAEDIGYPVMLKATGGGGGIGMRACASPDELRAAWDTVRSVAAKSFASSGVFLERLVTRARHVEVQVFGDGFGEVLALGTRDCSLQRRNQKVVEECPAPDLPEDVRKHLVESAVALCSSVRYRSAGTVEYVYDPERGEAAFLEVNTRLQVEHPVTEAVYGVDLVAWMLRLAQGDRAMFRAVPVARGHAVEARVYAEDPGAGHRPSAGLVTRVTLPADTRVDTWVEPGTTVTTHYDPLLAKVICTGADRAEALANLREALAATRFDGVQTNLGQLRAAATDPAFGAAAHDTSTLDSVGDAEPRIDVVRGGTMTTVQDWPGRTGFWHVGVPPSGPMDDLSLRLGNLALGNPEGAPGLECTVDGVALRFSRATEVCVTGAPTTVLVDGTEVSLWTPVEVPAGATLDVRSCTAGLRSYLLVRGGVDVPEFLGSAATFTLGKFGGHGGRALAAGDVLRPGPAPADPVVGPVPTADRPEFASHWTIGALEGPHAAPEFFTPDDVDTFYATDWQVHFNSARTGVRLVGPRPKWARPDGGEAGLHPSNIHDTPYAIGAVDYTGDLPILLGPDGPSLGGFVCPATVATGERWKLGQLRPGDTVRFVPIGTDHAAALRTRPASAVEPSRPARDDGGVLARLSSSDCTESSGEPSVTYRRSGDDNLLVEYGEMKLDLALRMRVHALAERLAAEGVPGIVDLTPGIRSLQVHVDPDALPVGKALGLVRELERDLPPTHDLVVPSRSVRLPLSWDDPATREAIERYMTGVRDDAPWCPWNIEFIRRVNGLSSVDEVYRTVFDAEYLVLGLGDVYLGAPVATPLDPRHRLVTTKYNPARTWTAENSVGIGGAYLCIYGMEGPGGYQFVGRTVQVWNSWRGGDRPWNLRFFDRISWYPVSAEELLDLRAQSASGTLDLDTTEGSFALADYQKFLAENAESIAGFRATQAAAFEAERQAWAAAGEFDPKPEPVTRPPARVEAPPGGHVVEAPFAATVWRVDVTAGERVEDAQSLVTLEAMKTEARIPAPASGEVVEVLVSPGDQVAPGTPLVVLA is encoded by the coding sequence GTGAGGCTGCTCGTCGCCAACCGCGGCGAGATCGCGGTCCGGATCCTGCGCAGCGCCAAGGAACTGGGTCTCGAAACGGTCGCGGTGCATTCCGACGCCGATCGCCTCGCCCCGCACGTGCGGCTCGCCGACCGGGCCGTCCGGCTCGGCCCGGCGCCCGCGGCGGAAAGCTACCTGCGGGCCGGCGCGATCATCGCCGTGGCGCTGGACACCAGCTGCGACGCGATCCACCCCGGGTACGGCTTCCTCTCGGAGGACGCCGCGTTCGCACGCGCCTGCGAAGACGCCGGGATCGCGTTCGCCGGGCCGGCCCCGGAGCACCTGGAGGTGTTCGGCAGCAAGCACACCGCGCGCGAGGCGGCGATCGCGGCGGGCGTGCCGCTGCTGGCCGGCACCGGCCTGCTGTCCGATGTGGACGATGCGCTGGCCCGCGCCGAGGACATCGGCTACCCGGTGATGCTCAAGGCGACCGGCGGCGGGGGCGGGATCGGGATGCGCGCCTGCGCATCGCCGGACGAGCTGCGCGCCGCCTGGGACACCGTGCGCAGCGTCGCGGCCAAGAGCTTCGCCAGCTCCGGCGTGTTCCTCGAACGCCTGGTGACCCGCGCGCGGCACGTCGAGGTCCAGGTGTTCGGCGACGGCTTCGGCGAGGTGCTGGCCCTGGGCACGCGCGACTGCTCGCTGCAGCGGCGCAACCAGAAGGTCGTCGAGGAGTGCCCGGCACCGGACCTGCCCGAGGACGTCCGGAAGCACCTGGTGGAGTCCGCGGTCGCGCTGTGCTCGTCGGTGCGGTACCGCTCCGCGGGCACCGTCGAATACGTTTACGACCCCGAACGCGGCGAGGCGGCGTTCCTCGAGGTCAACACGCGGCTGCAGGTCGAGCACCCGGTCACCGAGGCGGTCTACGGCGTCGACCTGGTCGCCTGGATGCTGCGGCTCGCCCAGGGCGACCGCGCGATGTTCCGGGCGGTCCCGGTCGCCCGCGGGCACGCCGTCGAAGCGCGCGTGTACGCCGAGGACCCGGGCGCCGGGCACCGGCCGAGCGCGGGTCTCGTCACCCGGGTCACGCTGCCCGCGGACACCCGCGTCGACACCTGGGTCGAGCCGGGCACCACCGTCACCACGCACTACGACCCGTTGCTGGCCAAGGTGATCTGCACCGGCGCCGACCGCGCCGAGGCGCTGGCGAACCTGCGGGAAGCGCTCGCCGCGACCCGGTTCGACGGGGTGCAGACCAACCTGGGCCAGCTGCGGGCGGCGGCCACCGACCCGGCCTTCGGCGCCGCGGCGCACGACACGTCCACTTTGGACAGCGTCGGAGACGCGGAGCCGCGGATCGACGTGGTCCGCGGCGGGACCATGACGACCGTGCAGGACTGGCCGGGCCGCACCGGGTTCTGGCACGTCGGGGTGCCGCCGAGCGGCCCGATGGACGACCTCTCGCTGCGGCTGGGCAACCTGGCGCTGGGCAACCCCGAAGGCGCGCCCGGCCTGGAGTGCACTGTGGACGGGGTGGCGCTGCGGTTTTCCCGTGCCACCGAAGTCTGCGTCACCGGGGCGCCGACGACGGTCCTCGTCGACGGCACCGAGGTTTCCCTGTGGACACCGGTCGAAGTCCCCGCGGGAGCGACGCTCGACGTCCGGTCCTGCACGGCCGGGCTGCGCAGCTACCTCCTGGTGCGCGGCGGCGTCGACGTGCCGGAGTTCCTCGGCAGCGCGGCGACGTTCACGCTGGGGAAGTTCGGCGGCCACGGCGGCCGCGCGCTGGCCGCCGGGGACGTCCTGCGCCCCGGTCCGGCCCCCGCGGACCCGGTCGTGGGCCCGGTGCCGACCGCCGACCGGCCGGAGTTCGCTTCCCACTGGACGATCGGCGCGCTCGAAGGACCGCACGCGGCCCCGGAGTTCTTCACCCCGGACGACGTCGACACGTTCTACGCCACGGACTGGCAGGTGCACTTCAACTCGGCGCGCACCGGCGTCCGGCTCGTCGGGCCGCGGCCGAAGTGGGCACGGCCGGACGGCGGCGAGGCGGGCCTGCACCCGTCGAACATCCACGACACGCCGTACGCGATCGGTGCCGTCGACTACACCGGCGACCTGCCGATCCTGCTCGGCCCGGACGGGCCCAGCCTGGGCGGGTTCGTCTGCCCGGCGACGGTCGCCACCGGCGAGCGGTGGAAGCTCGGGCAGCTGCGGCCGGGCGACACCGTGCGGTTCGTGCCGATCGGCACCGACCACGCGGCGGCGCTGCGGACGCGGCCGGCGTCGGCGGTCGAGCCGAGCCGCCCCGCGCGCGACGACGGCGGTGTCCTCGCGCGACTGTCCTCTTCGGACTGTACGGAATCTTCGGGCGAGCCGTCGGTCACCTACCGCCGCAGCGGCGACGACAACCTGCTCGTCGAGTACGGCGAGATGAAGCTCGACCTGGCGCTGCGGATGCGGGTGCACGCGCTGGCCGAGCGCCTGGCGGCCGAAGGCGTACCGGGGATCGTGGACCTCACGCCGGGCATCCGGTCGCTGCAGGTGCACGTCGACCCGGACGCGCTGCCGGTCGGCAAGGCGCTCGGGCTGGTGCGCGAACTGGAGCGGGACCTCCCGCCGACGCACGACCTGGTGGTGCCGAGCCGCAGCGTCCGGTTGCCGCTGTCGTGGGACGACCCCGCCACGCGCGAGGCGATCGAGCGGTACATGACCGGCGTGCGCGACGACGCGCCGTGGTGCCCGTGGAACATCGAGTTCATCCGGCGCGTCAACGGGCTGTCCAGTGTGGACGAGGTGTACCGGACGGTGTTCGACGCGGAGTACCTCGTGCTCGGCCTCGGCGACGTCTACCTCGGCGCGCCGGTGGCGACGCCGCTGGACCCGCGCCACCGCCTGGTCACGACGAAGTACAACCCGGCGCGGACGTGGACGGCGGAGAACTCCGTCGGCATCGGCGGCGCCTACCTGTGCATCTACGGCATGGAGGGCCCGGGCGGCTACCAGTTCGTCGGGCGGACCGTCCAGGTGTGGAACAGCTGGCGCGGCGGGGACCGGCCGTGGAACCTGCGGTTCTTCGACCGGATCTCCTGGTACCCGGTGTCGGCCGAAGAGCTGCTGGACCTGCGGGCGCAGAGCGCGTCCGGCACGCTGGACCTCGACACCACCGAGGGCTCCTTCGCCCTGGCGGACTACCAGAAGTTCCTCGCGGAGAACGCCGAGAGCATCGCGGGCTTCCGGGCCACGCAGGCGGCGGCGTTCGAAGCGGAACGGCAGGCGTGGGCCGCGGCGGGCGAGTTCGACCCGAAACCGGAGCCGGTCACCCGGCCGCCGGCGCGGGTCGAGGCGCCGCCGGGCGGGCACGTCGTGGAGGCGCCGTTCGCGGCGACGGTGTGGCGGGTCGACGTCACCGCGGGCGAGCGCGTCGAGGACGCGCAGTCCCTGGTGACGCTGGAAGCGATGAAGACGGAGGCGCGGATCCCGGCGCCGGCGAGCGGTGAGGTGGTCGAAGTGCTCGTGTCCCCCGGCGATCAGGTGGCGCCCGGAACACCGCTGGTGGTGCTGGCATGA
- a CDS encoding urea amidolyase associated protein UAAP2: protein MSTAYESQLEVSFDVPARAPFSTVLQQGQELAIMDLGGNQAVDFLCYDANDTSKRYSAAATIAAQRNIFLTTGSVLRTQEGAPLLTVVADTCGRHDTLGGACSKESNSLRYGQHTRHQHACVENFLIEGAKWGLGKRDLVSNVNWYMNVPVEADGTLGIVDGISAPGLEVRLRAETDVLVLVSNCPQINNPCNGFDPTPVRMIVISPGGGE, encoded by the coding sequence ATGAGCACGGCGTACGAGTCCCAGCTGGAAGTCAGCTTCGACGTTCCCGCGCGGGCGCCGTTCTCGACGGTGCTGCAGCAGGGCCAGGAGCTGGCCATCATGGACCTGGGCGGCAACCAGGCCGTCGACTTCCTCTGCTACGACGCGAACGACACCTCGAAGCGCTACAGCGCGGCCGCGACGATCGCCGCGCAGCGCAACATCTTCCTCACCACCGGCAGCGTGCTGCGCACCCAGGAGGGCGCGCCGCTGCTGACCGTCGTCGCCGACACCTGCGGCCGCCACGACACGCTCGGCGGCGCGTGCAGCAAGGAGTCCAACAGCCTCCGCTACGGCCAGCACACCCGCCACCAGCACGCCTGCGTCGAAAACTTCCTCATCGAGGGCGCGAAGTGGGGCCTGGGCAAGCGCGACCTGGTCAGCAACGTCAACTGGTACATGAACGTGCCGGTCGAGGCGGACGGCACGCTCGGCATCGTCGACGGCATCTCCGCGCCGGGCCTGGAAGTCCGGCTGCGCGCCGAGACCGACGTGCTGGTACTCGTGTCGAACTGCCCGCAGATCAACAACCCCTGCAACGGGTTCGACCCGACGCCGGTGCGGATGATCGTCATCTCCCCCGGAGGCGGCGAGTGA
- a CDS encoding urea amidolyase associated protein UAAP1 produces the protein MSTTATTYGARDHARAQAGTVVDTMPSIPASTWADPPAGVAPEALTWAETVAGGGYTHKVLARGTRLRLTDVDGDACAHLLLFNAEGPWERLNVADTVKVQWNAYLGESVALLSDQARVLATIVADSGGRHDALCGTSTVDGNTERYGDGSPQGPSPAGLPLFTLAAAKNGLEPRDLPPSLSFFQGVRVQPDGGLEFTGSAGAGRSVDLRIEIPSIVLLANVAHPVDPRPDYTVSKLEVLAWHDRPTTPDSPEWTHTPEAQRAFENTADYLTARGIA, from the coding sequence ATGAGCACCACCGCGACGACCTACGGAGCGCGCGACCACGCCCGCGCCCAGGCCGGCACCGTGGTCGACACGATGCCGTCGATCCCGGCGAGCACCTGGGCCGACCCGCCGGCCGGCGTCGCCCCCGAGGCGCTGACCTGGGCCGAAACCGTGGCCGGCGGCGGGTACACGCACAAGGTGCTGGCCCGGGGCACGCGGCTGCGGCTGACCGACGTCGACGGCGACGCCTGCGCGCACCTGCTGCTGTTCAACGCCGAAGGGCCGTGGGAGCGGCTGAACGTCGCCGACACGGTCAAGGTGCAGTGGAACGCCTACCTCGGCGAGTCGGTGGCACTGCTGTCGGACCAGGCGCGGGTGCTGGCCACGATCGTCGCGGATTCCGGCGGACGGCACGACGCCCTGTGCGGGACGTCCACTGTGGACGGCAACACCGAGCGCTACGGCGACGGTTCCCCGCAGGGCCCCTCCCCCGCCGGCCTGCCGCTGTTCACCCTGGCGGCGGCCAAGAACGGCCTCGAGCCGCGCGACCTGCCGCCGAGCCTGTCGTTCTTCCAGGGCGTGCGGGTCCAGCCGGACGGCGGGCTGGAGTTCACCGGCTCCGCGGGCGCCGGCCGGTCCGTCGACCTGCGGATCGAGATCCCGTCGATCGTGCTGCTCGCCAACGTCGCCCACCCGGTTGACCCGCGGCCGGACTACACGGTGTCAAAGCTCGAAGTCCTCGCCTGGCACGACCGGCCGACCACTCCGGACAGTCCGGAGTGGACACACACGCCGGAAGCGCAGCGCGCCTTCGAGAACACCGCCGACTACCTCACCGCACGGGGGATCGCATGA
- a CDS encoding amino acid permease, giving the protein MTPPDELAAFGYRQELRRSLGGFSAFAAGFSFVSILTTVFQLFGFGYTFGGPLFFWTWPVVLAGQLLVALVFAELAARYPLAGSVYQWAKQLTKGFLGWLAGWMMLLGCIVALAAAAIALQVVLPSVWDGFQFIGGDPSVTSPSGAANAVLLGTVLLVFTTAVNTGGVRLMARINDVGVAAELLGVLVLIAGLALFAVRGPQVVLHDAPGTSAGIGGVLASALMAAYVLYGFDTAASVAEETKDARKAAPRAVLRAVLVSGIGGLAVVVTALMAAPSLTDGQLAGHGLPYVITAVFGDTLGRIFLADVAIAVVVCTLTIQTGTVRLIYAMARDGALPGSARLAGVSPRTGTPVAPALLSGALAIGLLLLNVGNPTLFSTITGTSVVVVYLAYLLVTAPLLLKRLRGQFPAEPGKFSLGRWGVPLNGAAVLYGIAMIVNIGWPRAEIYDLGASGSPWMLLFPIEFVGGALVIGWLCWLRLRPAPALEPAT; this is encoded by the coding sequence ATGACCCCACCCGACGAACTCGCCGCCTTCGGTTACCGCCAGGAGCTTCGCCGGTCGCTGGGCGGGTTTTCCGCCTTCGCCGCCGGCTTCTCCTTCGTCTCCATCCTCACCACCGTCTTCCAGCTCTTCGGCTTCGGCTACACCTTCGGCGGCCCGCTCTTCTTCTGGACGTGGCCGGTCGTCCTGGCGGGCCAATTGCTCGTCGCGCTGGTGTTCGCCGAGCTCGCCGCGCGCTACCCGCTCGCGGGATCGGTGTACCAGTGGGCGAAACAGCTGACGAAAGGCTTCCTCGGCTGGCTGGCCGGCTGGATGATGCTGCTCGGCTGCATCGTCGCCCTCGCGGCCGCCGCGATCGCGCTGCAGGTCGTGCTGCCGTCGGTGTGGGACGGGTTCCAGTTCATCGGCGGCGATCCGTCGGTGACGTCGCCGTCCGGCGCGGCCAACGCCGTGCTGCTCGGCACCGTGCTGCTCGTCTTCACCACCGCGGTCAACACCGGCGGTGTCCGGCTGATGGCGCGGATCAACGACGTCGGCGTCGCGGCCGAACTCCTCGGCGTCCTCGTCCTCATCGCCGGGCTGGCGCTGTTCGCCGTCCGCGGTCCGCAGGTGGTGCTGCACGACGCACCCGGCACCAGCGCCGGGATCGGCGGTGTGCTCGCTTCGGCGCTCATGGCGGCGTACGTCCTCTACGGCTTCGACACCGCCGCGTCGGTCGCCGAGGAGACGAAGGACGCGCGCAAGGCGGCTCCGCGGGCGGTGCTGCGCGCCGTGCTCGTCTCCGGGATCGGCGGCCTCGCGGTGGTCGTCACCGCGCTGATGGCCGCGCCGAGCCTCACCGACGGGCAGCTCGCCGGGCACGGCCTGCCGTACGTGATCACCGCCGTCTTCGGCGACACCCTCGGCCGGATCTTCCTCGCCGACGTCGCGATCGCCGTCGTCGTCTGCACCCTGACCATCCAGACCGGCACGGTCCGGCTGATCTACGCGATGGCCCGCGACGGCGCGCTCCCCGGGTCCGCCCGCCTCGCCGGGGTCAGCCCGCGCACCGGGACGCCGGTCGCGCCCGCGCTGCTGTCCGGCGCGCTGGCCATCGGGCTGCTGCTGCTCAACGTCGGCAACCCGACGCTGTTCAGCACGATCACCGGGACGTCGGTGGTGGTCGTCTACCTGGCCTACCTCCTGGTCACCGCGCCGCTGCTGCTGAAACGGCTGCGCGGGCAATTCCCCGCGGAGCCCGGCAAGTTCTCCCTCGGGCGATGGGGCGTTCCGCTGAACGGGGCAGCGGTCCTGTACGGAATCGCCATGATCGTCAACATCGGCTGGCCGCGTGCGGAGATCTACGATCTCGGCGCTTCGGGCTCCCCCTGGATGCTCTTGTTCCCGATAGAGTTCGTCGGCGGCGCACTGGTGATCGGCTGGCTCTGCTGGCTGCGGCTGCGCCCCGCTCCCGCCCTCGAACCCGCGACCTGA
- a CDS encoding TetR/AcrR family transcriptional regulator has protein sequence MGNGSGVGRPRASGAAANRPDARQAVLEAAGELFTGAGYAATTTRAIAERAGLRQASLYYHFPAKEDILAALLAETVRPSLALAARLVAGEAPAAVRLWALAYADIGLLGGARHNLGALYLLPEVGSPSLARFRIERAELKAAYGRLVAASGVAPSAVAIRTDLVFGLVESIAVIRRDDPALDVEAHVREGADGVVRLAGSGEPSDELRAQGHRLLAALAD, from the coding sequence GTGGGCAACGGGTCGGGAGTCGGCAGGCCGAGGGCGAGCGGAGCGGCGGCGAACCGTCCGGACGCGCGCCAGGCGGTGCTCGAGGCGGCGGGCGAGCTGTTCACCGGAGCCGGGTACGCGGCCACGACGACCAGAGCGATCGCCGAACGCGCGGGCTTGCGCCAGGCGTCGCTCTACTACCACTTCCCGGCGAAGGAAGACATCCTCGCCGCGTTGCTGGCCGAGACGGTCCGCCCGTCACTGGCCCTGGCGGCCCGGCTCGTCGCGGGCGAGGCCCCGGCGGCGGTCCGGTTGTGGGCACTGGCGTACGCGGACATCGGCCTGCTGGGCGGAGCCCGGCACAACCTGGGCGCGTTGTACCTGCTGCCCGAGGTCGGTTCGCCCAGCCTGGCCCGCTTCCGCATCGAGCGAGCGGAACTGAAGGCGGCGTACGGCCGCCTGGTGGCGGCTTCGGGCGTGGCACCTTCGGCCGTCGCAATCCGGACGGATCTGGTGTTCGGGCTGGTGGAGAGCATCGCGGTGATCCGCCGCGACGACCCGGCGCTGGACGTCGAGGCCCACGTGCGCGAAGGGGCGGACGGGGTGGTCCGGTTGGCGGGCTCGGGGGAGCCGTCGGACGAGCTGCGCGCGCAGGGGCACCGGCTGCTGGCGGCGCTCGCCGACTGA
- a CDS encoding ribonuclease D: MEIESTGGPVLLREPAEGTPPVITDAAELAEACAKLAAGTGAVAVDTERASGYRYFPKAYLVQLRREGAGTVLIDPIALDGELAPLREVLNSLEWVLHAASQDLPCLAELGLHPAALFDTELAGRLAGYERVALGTLVELLLGYTLEKGHSAADWSKRPLPVDWLNYAALDVELLIQLREKLEAELGAQGKLEWARQEFEFVRTAPPPPPRAEPWRRTSGVHKIRSPRGLAAVRELWQARDELARKRDRAPSRILPDSAIVNAVTADPKTVEELQALPVFSGRVQRKYTASWLRHLQAAKALPASELPSPSQPTDGPPPVNRWADKDPDAAARLSAARAALTAIAEDRRLPVENLLLPDLVRRTCWRPPAETDEDSVAEVLRASGARPWQVELTAAVLSKALQTTAS, from the coding sequence ATGGAGATCGAGTCCACGGGCGGCCCTGTGCTGCTACGCGAACCCGCCGAGGGCACACCCCCGGTGATCACCGACGCCGCCGAGCTGGCCGAAGCCTGCGCCAAGCTCGCCGCGGGCACCGGTGCGGTCGCCGTCGACACCGAACGCGCGTCCGGCTACCGGTACTTCCCCAAGGCCTACCTCGTGCAGCTGCGCCGCGAAGGCGCCGGCACGGTGCTGATCGACCCGATCGCGCTGGACGGCGAACTGGCCCCGCTGCGCGAAGTCCTGAATTCCCTGGAGTGGGTGCTGCACGCCGCCTCCCAGGACCTCCCCTGCCTCGCCGAGCTGGGCCTGCACCCGGCGGCGCTGTTCGACACCGAGCTGGCCGGCCGGCTGGCGGGCTACGAACGCGTCGCGCTGGGAACGCTCGTCGAGCTGCTGCTGGGGTACACCCTCGAGAAGGGCCACAGCGCGGCCGACTGGTCGAAGCGGCCGCTGCCGGTCGACTGGCTGAACTACGCCGCCCTCGACGTCGAGCTGCTCATCCAGCTGCGGGAAAAGCTGGAAGCGGAGCTGGGCGCCCAAGGCAAGCTGGAGTGGGCGCGGCAGGAGTTCGAGTTCGTGCGGACGGCCCCGCCGCCGCCCCCGCGGGCCGAGCCGTGGCGCCGGACGTCCGGCGTGCACAAGATCCGCAGCCCGCGCGGTCTCGCGGCGGTCCGCGAACTGTGGCAGGCGCGCGACGAGCTGGCCCGCAAACGCGACCGCGCACCGAGCCGGATCCTGCCGGACAGCGCGATCGTCAACGCTGTCACGGCCGACCCCAAGACGGTCGAAGAGCTGCAGGCGCTGCCGGTGTTCAGCGGCCGCGTCCAGCGCAAGTACACGGCGAGCTGGCTGCGCCACCTGCAGGCGGCCAAGGCGCTCCCCGCTTCCGAGCTGCCGTCACCGTCCCAACCGACGGACGGCCCGCCCCCGGTGAACCGCTGGGCGGACAAGGACCCGGACGCGGCGGCCCGCTTGTCGGCGGCCCGCGCGGCCTTGACGGCCATCGCGGAGGACCGCCGGCTCCCGGTGGAGAACCTGCTGCTGCCGGACCTGGTCCGCCGCACGTGCTGGCGCCCGCCGGCCGAAACGGACGAGGACTCGGTGGCGGAAGTCCTGCGCGCGAGCGGCGCCCGGCCGTGGCAGGTCGAGCTGACGGCGGCGGTGCTGAGCAAGGCGTTGCAGACCACCGCTTCCTGA
- a CDS encoding response regulator translates to MATVGISQAVRSTPAGALPASMVPHPREELFSVLVVDDHPLLREAIAARLAQMGAGTVHEAATVAEARARAQATGPCDLAILDLGLPDGSGIELVTELRSHGWPRVVVLASSDDPYAVRSAFQAGAQAYLLKSASPVVVTDGVRRVLEGGVYADPSVAPVLATGTRVAGTDNTPRELSAREVEVLQLVADGQSNKEIGEELSLSALTVKSHLSRIGRKLGTGDRAQMVALAMRAGVIR, encoded by the coding sequence GTGGCTACCGTCGGCATTTCTCAGGCCGTCCGATCCACGCCAGCCGGCGCGTTGCCGGCGAGCATGGTTCCGCACCCGCGGGAAGAGCTTTTTTCGGTACTGGTGGTCGATGACCACCCGCTGTTGAGGGAGGCAATCGCAGCAAGACTCGCACAGATGGGTGCGGGAACCGTCCACGAAGCCGCCACGGTGGCCGAGGCGAGGGCGCGAGCACAGGCCACCGGGCCTTGTGACCTGGCGATCCTCGATCTCGGACTGCCGGACGGCAGCGGCATCGAGCTGGTTACGGAACTCCGTAGCCACGGCTGGCCGCGCGTGGTCGTACTCGCATCCTCGGACGACCCGTACGCGGTCCGCTCGGCCTTCCAGGCCGGGGCCCAGGCGTACCTGCTGAAGTCCGCGTCACCGGTCGTCGTGACCGATGGCGTGCGGCGCGTGCTCGAAGGCGGCGTCTACGCCGACCCGAGCGTGGCTCCGGTGCTGGCCACCGGGACCCGCGTCGCGGGCACCGACAACACCCCGCGCGAGCTGTCCGCTCGTGAGGTGGAGGTGCTCCAGCTGGTCGCCGACGGACAGTCCAACAAGGAGATCGGCGAGGAGCTTTCGCTCTCCGCCCTCACCGTCAAGTCCCACCTCTCCCGGATCGGGCGCAAGCTCGGCACGGGCGACCGGGCACAGATGGTGGCACTGGCCATGCGAGCCGGCGTCATCCGCTGA